Proteins co-encoded in one Patescibacteria group bacterium genomic window:
- a CDS encoding sugar transferase: MPNIKRLALILGDIAVLYLSLWFTLFIRYGISFDFRIWQQHFWPFTIIYLLWLTIFYIAGLYELTLARNSIDFYSTLLRGMLINIGLAIAFFYFIPYFGIAPKTNLFINLAVFALLFSGWRQLYNHSVRTFAFASNVLIIGKNKEIDQTIAVIKKNPQLGYKVIKHIGPEDIQTPFDLLEMATQKNIKTIITAIDPHKNNRLVRSLYQCLPLKISFSDLPSFYEKILGKVPVSGIGEIWFLENLTESRKNFYEAFKRVCDMSGACIFGAISLIFYPFIALAIKIDSKGPVFYKQIRTGQDGQIFKVIKFRSMIEEAEKDGAQWADQQDHRITRVGKFMRKTRLDELPQLWNVLVGQMSFIGPRPERIEFAQQLEKEIPYYQIRHIVKPGLTGWAQVNFRYGASVADSMEKLQYELYYIKHRSLVLDLSILLRTIKIILGGLGR, translated from the coding sequence ATGCCAAATATAAAACGACTAGCCCTCATCTTAGGCGACATCGCCGTTTTGTACTTATCCCTCTGGTTCACCCTCTTTATTCGCTATGGGATTAGTTTTGATTTTCGTATCTGGCAACAGCACTTTTGGCCATTCACGATTATTTATCTCCTTTGGCTGACCATTTTCTATATCGCTGGCCTCTATGAATTAACTTTAGCCAGAAACAGTATTGATTTCTATTCCACTCTCTTGCGAGGAATGCTCATTAACATCGGACTCGCGATCGCCTTTTTTTACTTTATCCCATACTTCGGCATCGCCCCCAAAACAAACCTCTTTATAAATTTAGCCGTTTTCGCCCTGCTCTTTTCCGGCTGGCGGCAGTTATATAATCATTCCGTCAGAACATTCGCCTTCGCAAGCAATGTTTTAATCATTGGCAAAAACAAAGAAATTGACCAAACAATCGCGGTTATTAAAAAAAATCCCCAACTGGGCTACAAAGTCATCAAACACATCGGACCCGAAGACATCCAAACGCCCTTTGACCTTCTGGAAATGGCGACGCAAAAAAATATTAAAACAATTATCACGGCGATTGACCCCCACAAAAACAACCGATTAGTCCGAAGTTTGTATCAATGCCTCCCTTTAAAAATCAGTTTCAGCGACCTGCCTTCTTTTTACGAAAAAATATTAGGCAAAGTGCCTGTTTCCGGCATCGGCGAAATTTGGTTTTTGGAAAATTTGACCGAGAGCCGAAAAAATTTCTACGAAGCGTTCAAACGCGTTTGCGATATGAGCGGCGCTTGTATCTTTGGCGCGATTAGTTTAATTTTTTATCCATTTATCGCCTTAGCGATTAAAATCGACAGCAAAGGACCAGTTTTTTATAAACAAATCAGAACAGGACAAGACGGACAAATTTTCAAAGTAATCAAATTTCGTTCCATGATTGAAGAAGCGGAAAAAGACGGCGCCCAGTGGGCTGACCAGCAAGACCACCGCATCACGCGCGTCGGCAAGTTTATGAGAAAAACCCGCCTGGACGAACTGCCTCAATTGTGGAATGTCCTTGTCGGACAAATGAGTTTTATCGGACCCCGCCCCGAAAGAATAGAATTCGCCCAGCAATTGGAAAAAGAAATTCCCTACTACCAAATCCGCCACATCGTCAAACCGGGCCTAACCGGCTGGGCGCAAGTCAACTTTCGCTACGGCGCCTCCGTCGCAGACAGCATGGAAAAACTCCAATACGAACTCTACTACATCAAACACCGCTCCCTCGTCTTGGATTTAAGCATTCTTTTAAGAACGATTAAAATTATTTTGGGAGGATTGGGAAGATAA
- a CDS encoding type II toxin-antitoxin system Phd/YefM family antitoxin: MENIINLKELRVNMPKYAKKVAKGASFIIFKRSKPLFRICPIEKSAKWEEVVDFTKIKKGGVDIDDVISRL; the protein is encoded by the coding sequence ATGGAAAATATTATAAATTTAAAAGAATTGCGTGTGAATATGCCTAAATACGCTAAAAAGGTGGCAAAAGGCGCTTCTTTTATTATTTTCAAAAGGTCAAAACCTTTATTTAGAATTTGCCCAATTGAGAAAAGCGCGAAATGGGAAGAGGTAGTTGATTTTACTAAAATTAAAAAAGGCGGCGTTGATATTGATGATGTAATATCCCGCTTATAA
- a CDS encoding type II toxin-antitoxin system RelE/ParE family toxin — translation MIKSFQCKETRKIFERNYSRGFSRSIQRVAMRKLWIIDAAMFLNDLRIPPSNHLEKLSGKRKKQHSIRINKKWRICFEWRQGDAYNVEIIDYH, via the coding sequence ATGATTAAAAGTTTTCAATGTAAAGAAACGCGAAAAATATTTGAAAGGAATTATTCGCGCGGTTTTTCTCGTTCAATACAAAGAGTGGCTATGCGTAAACTTTGGATTATAGATGCCGCGATGTTTCTAAACGATTTAAGAATTCCTCCGTCAAATCATCTTGAAAAATTAAGCGGGAAAAGAAAAAAACAACACAGCATTCGCATTAATAAGAAATGGAGAATTTGTTTTGAATGGCGTCAGGGAGACGCGTATAATGTGGAAATAATTGATTATCACTAA
- the raiA gene encoding ribosome-associated translation inhibitor RaiA translates to MKIIIKTKDVDISQSVNQYIEEKIGGLEKLLGKFDPETVEARVEVGRIKKGQRQGEIFRAEVNLNLGGKLLRAEETGHSLHAAVDLVKDELRRKIRQYTHKKETKEIRGARSWKKFWQFNPMARFRSSKVGDVVEEDED, encoded by the coding sequence ATGAAAATAATTATTAAGACAAAAGATGTGGATATTTCTCAAAGTGTTAATCAATACATCGAGGAGAAAATTGGCGGGCTGGAGAAACTTTTGGGGAAATTTGACCCCGAAACAGTGGAAGCGAGAGTAGAGGTCGGGAGAATCAAGAAAGGGCAGAGACAGGGCGAGATTTTCAGGGCGGAAGTAAATTTAAATCTTGGCGGGAAACTTTTGCGGGCGGAGGAAACAGGGCATTCGCTCCACGCGGCGGTTGATTTGGTCAAAGATGAATTAAGGAGAAAAATCAGGCAATACACTCATAAAAAAGAAACAAAAGAAATTCGCGGCGCGAGGTCGTGGAAAAAGTTTTGGCAGTTCAACCCTATGGCAAGGTTCCGTTCCTCCAAAGTTGGGGATGTGGTGGAAGAGGATGAAGATTAG
- a CDS encoding type II toxin-antitoxin system HicB family antitoxin has product MKKTKKKIYHFPVVIEQDEMGYYIGKVPALRSCYTQAKTLPELYKRLNEVVGLCVEVEKENFSQRIEQNKFIGVQQLEFSR; this is encoded by the coding sequence ATGAAGAAAACTAAGAAAAAAATTTATCATTTCCCAGTTGTTATTGAACAAGACGAAATGGGGTATTATATCGGCAAAGTTCCCGCTTTAAGAAGTTGCTACACCCAAGCCAAAACATTGCCCGAATTATATAAACGCTTAAATGAAGTAGTTGGTCTTTGTGTTGAAGTTGAAAAAGAAAATTTTTCCCAAAGAATTGAACAAAACAAATTTATAGGCGTCCAACAATTAGAATTTTCTAGATAA
- a CDS encoding type II toxin-antitoxin system HicA family toxin: MPKLNLLPAKKMVKILKCLGFQNIRTKGSHYFFFNSTTNKTATVPVHGNEYLSIGILKEILRDIELSVEEYEKLRRKI; encoded by the coding sequence ATGCCTAAACTTAATTTACTGCCAGCGAAAAAAATGGTAAAAATCTTAAAATGTTTGGGCTTCCAGAATATTAGAACAAAAGGCAGTCATTATTTTTTCTTCAATTCAACAACCAACAAAACCGCGACCGTCCCAGTTCACGGAAACGAATATTTAAGCATCGGAATTCTCAAGGAAATTTTAAGAGATATTGAATTAAGCGTTGAGGAATATGAAAAGTTAAGAAGGAAAATTTAA
- a CDS encoding ATP-binding protein, which yields MDNIIKTILYEWREHKLPKIIRRETDLTKYLNLKTPKIITITGFRRVGKTYLIFDLIEELLKTHHKEEVVYINFEDERIPSDIKVLTQLIPTINETYNHTTKYLFLDEIQNIPNWSQWVRRIYDQENIKIFITGSSSKLSSKEIPTELRGRCIEKTIMPLSFREFLLFKNIKIDLASLPYLDKEKSKTNKALEEYLYYGGLPEIVLTSKEHKFEILQQYYKTVISQDIMDRFKIKNETMLKALLMLLLNSTIYSISKIYKTLRSAGHKIGPTTVMKYISYIENSYFLNNLFIFSYTVKDRLQYPKKIYFIDNGFINALSSTFSKNTGRLFENIVFNKIKSELKINEELFYWQDKRQKEVDFVVKKGNKIINLIQVSSNLDNIGTKEREINNLLKADKELNCNNLTIINKDIDSKEKIGGQTIKFTPLYKFLLE from the coding sequence ATGGATAATATTATAAAAACAATCTTATACGAATGGCGAGAGCATAAACTTCCAAAAATAATTCGCAGAGAAACAGATTTAACAAAATATCTGAATTTAAAAACGCCTAAAATTATAACCATAACCGGATTTAGAAGAGTGGGAAAAACTTATTTAATTTTTGATTTAATTGAAGAATTGTTAAAAACTCACCATAAAGAGGAAGTCGTTTATATTAATTTTGAAGACGAGAGAATTCCAAGCGATATAAAAGTTCTAACACAATTAATCCCAACAATCAATGAAACATACAACCACACTACTAAATACTTATTTTTAGATGAAATACAAAATATTCCAAACTGGAGCCAGTGGGTCAGACGAATTTATGATCAAGAAAATATAAAAATATTTATAACTGGTTCTTCGTCTAAATTATCATCAAAAGAGATTCCCACTGAATTAAGGGGTCGATGTATTGAAAAAACCATTATGCCATTGTCTTTTAGGGAATTTTTGCTTTTCAAGAACATTAAAATAGACCTTGCGTCCCTTCCTTATTTAGACAAAGAAAAATCAAAAACCAATAAAGCATTAGAAGAATATCTTTATTATGGAGGACTGCCCGAAATTGTATTAACAAGCAAGGAACATAAATTTGAAATTTTGCAGCAATATTATAAAACGGTGATAAGCCAAGACATAATGGACCGATTTAAAATAAAAAACGAAACAATGTTAAAAGCGCTTTTAATGCTTCTTTTGAATTCCACGATTTATTCTATAAGTAAAATATACAAAACACTAAGAAGCGCTGGGCATAAAATAGGTCCAACCACTGTAATGAAATATATCTCATATATAGAAAATTCTTATTTTTTAAACAATCTTTTTATTTTTTCATACACAGTCAAAGACCGCCTTCAATATCCTAAAAAAATATATTTTATTGACAACGGTTTTATAAACGCGCTATCTTCAACTTTTTCTAAAAACACCGGGAGATTATTTGAAAATATTGTTTTTAATAAAATAAAAAGCGAATTAAAAATTAATGAAGAATTGTTCTATTGGCAAGATAAAAGGCAAAAAGAAGTTGATTTTGTTGTTAAAAAGGGAAACAAAATAATAAATTTAATCCAAGTATCGTCTAATTTAGATAATATCGGAACAAAAGAAAGGGAAATAAATAACCTTCTTAAAGCCGATAAAGAATTGAATTGCAATAATTTAACAATAATTAACAAAGACATAGACAGCAAGGAAAAAATAGGCGGTCAAACAATAAAATTTACTCCGCTTTATAAATTCTTGTTAGAATAA
- the secA gene encoding preprotein translocase subunit SecA yields MSFFTKIFGDANEKNLRDVGPLVERINELEKEFASLPDGELKDKTAEFKARLEKGESLDDLLPEAFALAREAAKRTLGQRHFDVQLIGGVVLHRGQIAEMKTGEGKTLSSVLAAYLNALTGKGVHIVTVNDYLSRRDANWMGPIFHLLGISVACLNHEKSFIFEPQTAPDENEITVEMENLKEVVRKEAYLADITYGTNNEFGFDYLRDNMAPSLEAMAQREPYFAIVDEIDSILIDEARTPLIISMPDAESTKMYEQFCRITPQLKENADYNLDEKMKAVTLTEEGTDKVEKILGMDNIYEEGGIRYVHHLEQALRAEVIFKKDRDYVVKDGQVIIVDEFTGRLMPGRRYSDGLHQALEAKENVRVQQESRTLASITFQNYFRMYEKLSGMTGTALTSAEEFDKVYKLKVVEVPTNKPAIREDLPDSIYKNENGKLRAIVGDIKKRYQAGQPVLVGTVSIEKNELLSAYLGKEGIPHQILNAKNHEQEARILAQAGQKGAVTVATNMAGRGVDIILGGRDLEESEKEAKHDEVAGLGGLHVIGTERHEARRIDDQLRGRAGRQGDPGSSQFFVSLEDDLMRVFGGDRVKSMMEMLKVPEDQPLENKLVSKAIESAQGRIEGYNLDARKHILEYDDVMNKQRETIYKKRKAVLREKNVRTEVVEMIKDEIKKIAAREEVSQIIGSIFQTEELPRALAELKSEGEVSDYLIKLAEEAYKKKEDDLGEDNARRVEKYVLLRSLDTLWMDHLDNMDHLRDSVRLRAYGQKDPLVEYKNEGIRLFQRLMAAIQSTVVNMIYKVSISPNAPIAHQPLGTVPVAGTVPKTASATKAGRNDPCPCGSGKKFKKCCGQ; encoded by the coding sequence ATGTCATTTTTTACTAAAATTTTTGGGGATGCTAATGAGAAGAATTTGAGGGATGTTGGGCCGTTAGTTGAGAGGATTAACGAACTTGAAAAGGAGTTTGCTTCTCTTCCCGATGGGGAGTTGAAGGATAAGACGGCGGAATTTAAGGCGCGCTTAGAGAAAGGCGAGTCGTTGGATGATTTGCTTCCCGAGGCGTTTGCTTTGGCGCGCGAGGCGGCAAAAAGAACTCTTGGACAGAGGCATTTTGATGTTCAATTAATTGGCGGGGTTGTTTTGCATCGGGGGCAGATCGCCGAGATGAAAACGGGCGAGGGTAAAACCTTGTCCTCTGTTTTGGCGGCCTACTTAAACGCGCTTACGGGCAAGGGCGTTCATATTGTCACAGTTAACGACTATTTATCCCGAAGAGACGCCAACTGGATGGGTCCGATTTTCCATCTTTTGGGAATTTCCGTTGCCTGTCTTAATCACGAAAAGTCATTTATTTTTGAACCGCAAACAGCGCCTGACGAAAACGAAATTACGGTTGAAATGGAAAACCTTAAGGAGGTCGTCCGCAAAGAGGCGTATTTGGCGGATATTACCTACGGGACGAACAACGAATTCGGTTTTGATTATTTGCGGGATAATATGGCGCCTTCTTTGGAGGCGATGGCTCAACGCGAGCCGTATTTCGCGATTGTTGACGAGATAGACAGCATTTTAATTGATGAAGCGCGAACGCCTCTGATTATTTCCATGCCTGACGCGGAGTCAACGAAAATGTATGAGCAGTTTTGTCGGATTACGCCACAGTTGAAAGAGAACGCCGATTACAATTTGGACGAAAAAATGAAAGCGGTGACTCTGACGGAGGAAGGCACTGACAAGGTGGAAAAAATATTGGGAATGGACAATATTTATGAAGAAGGCGGCATTCGTTATGTTCACCATTTGGAACAGGCGCTTCGGGCGGAGGTTATTTTCAAAAAAGACAGGGATTATGTTGTTAAAGACGGGCAGGTGATTATCGTTGATGAATTCACGGGGCGTTTAATGCCAGGACGAAGATATTCGGACGGTTTACATCAGGCGCTTGAGGCGAAAGAAAATGTCCGCGTTCAACAGGAAAGCCGCACGCTTGCTTCTATTACTTTTCAAAACTATTTTCGGATGTATGAAAAACTTTCGGGAATGACGGGAACGGCTCTGACTTCCGCCGAGGAGTTTGACAAGGTTTACAAATTAAAAGTGGTTGAGGTTCCGACCAACAAGCCGGCGATCCGAGAGGATTTGCCGGATAGCATTTACAAAAACGAGAATGGGAAATTGCGGGCGATTGTTGGGGATATTAAAAAGAGATACCAGGCGGGACAGCCCGTTTTAGTGGGAACGGTTTCTATTGAAAAAAACGAACTGCTTTCGGCTTATTTAGGAAAAGAAGGCATCCCTCACCAAATTCTTAACGCGAAAAACCACGAACAGGAAGCGCGAATTCTTGCTCAAGCGGGGCAGAAGGGGGCGGTGACAGTCGCGACCAATATGGCAGGTCGGGGCGTTGATATTATTTTAGGCGGGCGGGATTTGGAGGAAAGCGAAAAGGAGGCGAAGCATGACGAAGTGGCGGGGCTGGGCGGTCTCCATGTTATCGGGACGGAGAGGCACGAGGCGAGGCGGATTGACGACCAGTTGCGGGGAAGAGCGGGACGGCAGGGCGACCCCGGTTCCAGTCAATTTTTCGTTTCCTTGGAAGACGATTTGATGCGCGTTTTTGGCGGGGACAGGGTTAAGTCAATGATGGAGATGCTGAAAGTGCCTGAAGACCAACCGCTTGAAAACAAGTTGGTTTCCAAAGCGATTGAATCGGCGCAGGGCAGGATTGAGGGATATAATCTTGACGCGCGGAAGCATATTTTGGAATACGATGATGTTATGAATAAGCAGAGGGAGACGATTTACAAAAAACGAAAAGCGGTTTTGAGAGAAAAGAATGTCAGAACGGAAGTGGTGGAAATGATTAAGGATGAAATTAAGAAAATTGCCGCTCGCGAAGAAGTTAGTCAAATCATTGGGAGTATTTTTCAAACAGAGGAATTGCCGCGGGCGTTGGCGGAACTGAAAAGCGAGGGCGAGGTTTCTGATTATTTAATTAAATTAGCCGAGGAGGCGTACAAAAAAAAGGAAGATGATTTGGGCGAAGATAACGCGCGTCGCGTTGAAAAATATGTTCTCTTGCGTTCTCTGGACACGCTTTGGATGGACCACTTGGACAATATGGACCACTTGCGAGACAGCGTCCGCTTGCGCGCTTACGGGCAAAAAGATCCGTTGGTGGAATACAAAAACGAGGGGATTCGTCTTTTTCAAAGATTAATGGCGGCAATCCAATCAACAGTCGTTAATATGATTTACAAGGTCTCTATTTCGCCCAACGCTCCAATAGCGCATCAACCCTTGGGGACAGTCCCCGTTGCGGGGACTGTCCCCAAAACGGCCTCCGCGACAAAAGCAGGCCGAAACGACCCCTGCCCCTGCGGCTCCGGAAAAAAATTCAAAAAATGCTGCGGGCAATAA
- a CDS encoding DUF4065 domain-containing protein, giving the protein MVKDLFKKIKLLREENNFSQGYLAEKLKMSRPTYTQIEKGGRELTVLEAQKLASLFSMSLNDFLSEGKKKIETELAKEKKIKKIAKPEMRIIMPRANAQKFKEVLLYLLEKVGARPNIGETAIYKLLYFIDFDYYEKFEEQLIGAKYIKNHFGPTPIEFKKITDRMIANGEIEKVKSKHFQYEQKKYLPRCSADLKILSAQEIQHIDNVLNRLAWKNAKELSEYSHSDTPWRVHEAGEEISYETVFYRDDDHSVRNYDDEL; this is encoded by the coding sequence ATGGTTAAGGATTTATTCAAGAAAATTAAACTATTGCGCGAAGAAAATAATTTTTCACAAGGGTATTTGGCGGAAAAATTAAAGATGTCGCGGCCGACTTATACGCAAATAGAAAAAGGCGGGCGGGAGTTGACCGTTTTGGAGGCGCAAAAATTGGCGTCTCTTTTTAGTATGTCTTTGAATGATTTTTTGAGCGAAGGAAAAAAGAAAATAGAAACCGAACTGGCGAAAGAAAAGAAAATAAAAAAAATAGCAAAACCGGAGATGAGAATTATTATGCCGCGCGCGAATGCGCAAAAGTTTAAAGAGGTTTTACTTTATCTTCTTGAAAAAGTCGGCGCTCGTCCGAATATCGGCGAGACAGCGATATATAAGTTGCTTTATTTTATTGATTTTGATTATTACGAAAAGTTTGAAGAGCAGTTGATTGGCGCCAAATATATTAAAAATCATTTTGGTCCGACGCCGATTGAGTTTAAAAAAATAACCGACAGAATGATTGCTAACGGGGAAATTGAAAAAGTAAAAAGCAAGCATTTTCAATACGAACAAAAAAAATATTTGCCGCGATGTTCCGCTGATTTAAAAATTTTGTCCGCCCAAGAAATCCAGCACATTGACAATGTTTTGAATCGTTTGGCGTGGAAAAATGCCAAAGAATTAAGCGAATACTCGCACTCGGACACTCCGTGGAGAGTTCACGAGGCGGGCGAAGAAATTAGTTACGAAACCGTTTTTTATCGCGATGATGACCACTCGGTCAGAAACTATGACGATGAACTTTAA
- a CDS encoding glycosyltransferase family 2 protein, protein MKKISVVIPVYNEATTVEKVIQDLRLVLSATAVDYEIIAVDDASKDQSGDILEQIKDITVIRHSENQGYGASIKTGAKSATGEYILIIDGDATYPTEAIPRMIEHIDHYDLVSGERRGKNFDARWLYLQRVGKFVLRMIASYITQHKIPDINCGLRIYRKETFDKFLYLYPNQFSLTTTSLVAFLSNNYRVKFIPIDYHKRTGKSTLKPLKSFGQFIGLLLKISLFFKPIRIFLPLSMLLLLSAISIAFYSLYFQDIFYDTTTILLATTALQTFFFGLLAEIIVHNRR, encoded by the coding sequence ATGAAAAAAATATCAGTCGTTATACCAGTTTACAATGAAGCGACAACCGTTGAAAAGGTGATTCAAGACCTGCGGTTGGTTTTGAGCGCGACTGCTGTTGATTATGAAATCATAGCCGTTGACGACGCCTCAAAAGACCAAAGCGGCGACATTCTTGAACAAATAAAAGACATTACTGTTATCCGCCATTCCGAAAATCAGGGCTATGGAGCGTCAATCAAAACCGGCGCTAAATCGGCGACCGGCGAATATATTTTGATTATTGACGGCGACGCGACCTACCCCACCGAAGCCATTCCACGAATGATTGAACATATTGACCATTACGATCTGGTTTCTGGAGAACGCCGCGGGAAAAACTTTGACGCGCGCTGGCTGTATTTGCAAAGAGTCGGAAAATTTGTTTTAAGAATGATTGCCAGTTATATCACACAACATAAAATCCCCGATATCAATTGCGGTTTAAGAATCTACAGAAAAGAAACATTTGATAAATTCCTATATTTATATCCAAATCAATTTTCCCTCACCACCACTTCATTGGTCGCCTTTTTGTCTAACAACTATCGGGTTAAATTTATCCCGATTGATTATCATAAAAGAACTGGCAAATCAACGCTTAAGCCCCTCAAAAGTTTCGGACAATTTATCGGTCTACTTTTGAAAATTTCCCTTTTCTTCAAACCAATCAGAATTTTTCTACCGTTGAGCATGCTCTTGTTGTTGTCGGCCATATCAATCGCTTTCTATAGTTTATATTTCCAAGATATTTTTTACGACACAACAACCATTCTTCTCGCGACAACCGCCCTCCAAACCTTTTTCTTCGGCCTCTTGGCTGAAATCATCGTTCATAACCGCAGATAA
- a CDS encoding FAD-binding protein gives MKIQENVSLAGQTSFRVGGAARYFFDARDKDDLVRAVFFAKEKGLPFFILGGGSNLLVSDEGFDGTVILANNEQRRVSKNIIKSEAGVKLSDLVRLSVENGLTGLEWAVGIPGTIGGAVKVNAHAFGSDISQLVKNIEKEDNIIFSVELELKKGDKEKSEKLIREYFIKRKETQPLNYPSAGCIFKNPPGRFAGKLIDDCGLKGERMGEAEISKKHANFIINLGGARAKDIAALIALAKTEVKKKFGLDLKEEIERVGF, from the coding sequence ATGAAAATTCAAGAAAATGTTTCTTTGGCGGGGCAGACTTCGTTTCGAGTTGGCGGGGCGGCGAGGTATTTTTTTGACGCGCGGGATAAGGACGATTTGGTTAGGGCGGTCTTCTTTGCGAAGGAGAAAGGACTGCCTTTTTTTATTTTAGGCGGCGGGAGCAACCTTTTGGTGAGCGACGAGGGGTTTGATGGGACGGTGATATTGGCGAACAATGAACAGCGAAGAGTGAGTAAAAATATAATTAAGAGTGAGGCAGGGGTTAAATTATCCGATTTAGTCAGGTTGTCCGTGGAAAATGGTTTGACGGGGCTGGAATGGGCTGTTGGCATTCCAGGAACAATTGGCGGAGCGGTTAAAGTTAACGCGCATGCTTTTGGTTCGGATATTTCTCAATTAGTTAAAAATATTGAAAAAGAAGACAATATTATTTTTTCGGTTGAATTAGAATTAAAAAAAGGCGACAAAGAAAAAAGCGAAAAATTAATTAGAGAATATTTTATAAAAAGAAAAGAAACGCAGCCGTTGAATTATCCTTCGGCGGGATGCATTTTTAAAAATCCGCCGGGGCGCTTCGCGGGAAAACTGATTGATGATTGCGGGCTGAAAGGAGAGCGAATGGGCGAAGCGGAGATTTCAAAAAAGCACGCTAATTTCATTATCAACCTTGGAGGCGCGCGAGCGAAAGATATCGCGGCGCTCATCGCTTTGGCGAAAACAGAAGTTAAGAAAAAATTCGGTTTGGATTTAAAAGAAGAGATAGAGAGAGTGGGGTTTTGA
- a CDS encoding type II toxin-antitoxin system RelE/ParE family toxin, protein MDKIAKALKKFSAKERKAIKVILEKIKKGDFEDLKIKKLKTRRDVYRIRRGDIRIIYRVQDRKITLLTVERRSDNTYK, encoded by the coding sequence ATGGATAAAATCGCCAAAGCGCTAAAAAAATTTTCTGCCAAAGAGCGAAAAGCGATTAAGGTAATTTTAGAAAAAATTAAAAAAGGCGATTTTGAGGACTTGAAAATCAAAAAATTAAAAACGCGGCGCGATGTGTATAGAATTAGAAGGGGCGATATTAGAATTATATATAGAGTTCAAGACAGAAAAATAACTCTTTTGACTGTGGAAAGACGATCTGATAATACATACAAATAA